The DNA region GACAACCCCTGTACCGATTTAGTTGCAGTCAAGTCTGAATCGGTGCCTCGTTTCCGCTTCAGCTTTAGGCTGGGGCAACACAGCTCATTCTGATTGGGGACAGAAATGAAACACACACTTTCCTTCGGTGCTTTGACCATCATTGCGTTCTCCCTGGCTTCCTGCTCCGCGGTAGCCCAAGACTCTCCGACGGCCAGCAGCTCGCCTTCTGTGGTGCAGGAGTTACCAACAGAGCTGCTTCTTAGTGAGGGTGGCAAAAAGGCCGTAGTGCATTCTGGCCCGTCAACCGCTCCGAGAGAAGACGCCCAGCTTACGGGACGTCTCGATAATGATGGAGCGGGCTGCTTTATCGTCCGCGCGGACGACGGTGATGATTACACGTTGGTCTTTCCTGAAGGTACGAAGTTCGATGGTGAGTCATTGGTCCTTCCTGACAGCTCGTCCGTATCCGAGGGTGAGTCGGTTTCTCTGTCCGGTGCTCGTGTTCCCGGCAATGAAAGCCTGAGCATGTGTCTGAACTACGCCCGGCTCCTATCGGTGGAAACGGCCTCAGTCGGGACTGTCTGAATAACGGTGTGTGGAGTCCGGCCTGATCCGAAAGGAGACGGCCGTGTCAGAGTCCACGTCCGAGATGGCAGGGGTGATGATCGATCCTGTGACGGGAGAGATCATCGATCAGAAGGAGCTTGCGGAGCGGTTGCTCGCGCAGGCCAAGGAACAGGGCGTGAGCCTGGTAGGCCCGGGCGGGCTGCTGAACCAACTCACGAGAAATGTGCTGGAGACCGCTCTGGAAGCCGAGCTGACAGAGCACCTCGGCCACGAGCACGGCCAGACACCGATCGCAGCCAACATGCGCAACGGCACCAGGTCAAAGACCGTGTTGACCGAGATCGGTCCGGTCGAGATTGAGGTGCCCCGGGATCGGGACGGGTCGTTCGAACCGGTGATCGTGCCCAAGCGGAAACGGCGTCTGGACGGGATCGACCAGATCGTGCTCTCCCTCTCTGCCCGGGGGCTGACGACCGGGGAAATCGCCGCCCACTTCGAGGAGGTCTACGGGGCCAGAGTCTCTAAAGACACCATCAGCCGCATCACGGAGAAAGTCGCCGGAGAACTGGCCGAATGGTCGGCCCGGCCTTTGGATCCGATCTATCCGGTGCTGTTCGTTGATGCGGTCGTGGTCAAGGTCCGTGACGGGCAGGTGCGCAACACCCCGTTCTACGTCGTTATGGGCGTCACCACCAATGGGGAGCGGGAGATCCTGGGCATCTGGGCCGGCGACGGTGGCGAGGGTGCCCGGTTCTGGCTGCAGGTCTTCTCGGAGCTGAAGAACCGGGGCGTGGAAGATGTGCTGATCGCCGTCTGCGACGGGCTCAAAGGCCTGCCGGAGGCGATCACGACCACGTGGGAGCGGACGGTGGTGCAGCAGTGCATCGTGCACCTGATCCGCAACAGCTTCCGCTACGCCGGACGCCAGCACCGCGACGGCATCGTCAAGGCGCTCAAGCCGGTCTACACGGCCCCGTCCGAGCAGGCGGCGAAGGACCGGTTCGCCGAATTCACTGCCGAGTGGGGCCAGCGGTATCCGGCCATCGTACGGCTCTGGGAATCCTCCTGGGCCGAATTCGTGCCCTTCCTGGAGTACGACGTGGAGATCCGACGGGTCATCTGCACGACGAACGCGATCGAGTCGATCAACGCACGCTACCGAAGGGCGGTGAGGGCCCGCGGGCACTTTCCGAACGAGACCGCTGCCCTGAAATGCCTATACCTGGTCACCAGATCTCTTGATCCAACCGGCGGTGGCCGTGCACGCTGGGTGATGAGGTGGAAGCCTGCGCTAAACGCGTTCGCTATTACCTTCGCTGGCCGGTTCGAAAGAACCACTCAACAATGAAAACCGGCCGGACTCCACACACCGTTTATCGGACAGTCCCCCTCAGTCGCTTCTTAGCGCCTTGGACTGTCAGCCAGTTTGAGACTGTCCGCTGTCCGAAAAGTTTTCCGCGAGGTTTAGAGTCATAGGAAGAATGAAATGGGGGATTTCAATGGAGAAGACGGATAGCCCGGCTACGGGGAGTACGGTTTCAACTTCGAAGCGAAGCTCGGCGCTTTCAGTTGTAATCGCTGGAGTCGGTTCCTTGGTGGTGATCTGCTTGACGGGTTACCTCACGATGCAGCTGCAGCTGTCCGAGATTCATGCTGTCTTGGGTCTCGATGGGCGCGCTGTTGGAGTTCCCGGCGACTGGTTGCCGTACGTGTGGCGGCTCTGTCTCGTTCTTGTCGGGCTTGCAGCAGTCCTCACATACCGCCTGCTCGTACACGGCACACCCGCCCGCCTTGTCGCTCTTGCACTTCTGACTGTCGCTGCTTTGTGGGCCACCCCGCTTGCATCAGGAGGACCCCGTGCCGGCGAGGAACACTACCCGCTGCTGGTGTACATCTTGATAGAAGGGGCCAAATCGCCCCTAGTCCTCTCTCTTATTGGTGCCCTTCTAGCTGGTCTAGTTGCAAGCCGCAGCAAGAGACGCGCCGAGTAGTCTTCCTCGTTGTCAGCCAGACTTCCAGGTTGCCCTTATCTTGTCTGGGTCAGGTCCCTTTTGAGGCTGTAGTAGAGCTCGCGGGCGATGAAGCGTTTGAGGCAGCGGATGGCGTCGGCTGATGAGTGCCCTTGAGCACGTTTGCGGTCACGGTATGCCTGGCTCCTTGGGTCATAGCGAAGTCGGCAGATGGCTATGAGGTAGATGACCCTGTTGGCTTGGCGGTTGCCTCCCCGGTGGAGCCGCATGCGGTGTGATTTCCCGGAGGAGACGGGGATGGGAGCGACGCCGCAGAGCCGGGCGAACGCGGCTTCGTTGCGGAAGCGCTCGAAGTTCTCACCGGCGGTTATGAGTAGTTGGGCGACACTGACGGGGCCGACTTGGGGCAGCGCCAGGGTGTTGGGTGCCACGGCGGAGACCAGCCGAGTCAGATGCTTGTCTACCTCGTTGATTTCGGCCGTGAGCTCGTAAACGCGGCGGCCGAGCTCCCGCAGTGCGTATTTCACTGCCTGCTCGGGCTCGTGGATCCGGCTCAGATCCGGCCGCAGGGCGCGGGCTTGAGTGGCTTTGCCCTCGAGGGTTCTGGCGGTCAGCCTGGTCCTGAGATGATCCGGTGCGGTGAGCAGAACATCCCGCAGCTGAACACATGCCGCGCTGCGGGCCTTGATCGCAGAGTCTCTGACCAGGTGAAGATTGCGGATTGCTTCGACCGCTCCGGTGGTGTCCTTCGCTGGATCTGTGCATTCACCAGAGAGAACTTTGCGGGCAGCAGCTTCAGCGTCGACAGCGTCGCTCTTACCGACGCGGTGACGGACTTGAGAGTGGCTCTTGTTTACCTCTACGACATCGATCCCTGCCGCGAGAAGGTGCCGGGTCAGGCCCGCGCCGTAGGATCCGGTGCATTCGATGCCGAATGCGTTGATGATGCCGAAGCTTGCTGCCCAGTCCAGCAGTTGTTGGTAGCCCCCGCGGTCCGAGGGGAATTCTCGGTCGCCGAGCATTCGCCCGTCCTGATCTACTGCAGCTGCATGGTGGACCAGCTGGTGGGTGTCCACTCCGATGGTTACAGCCTTGGCGGGGTGTGTCGTTGTCAGAGTCATGCCGCCTCATTCCTGTCGAGGTTGAGAATGGCGAGCACGATTGACCGGGCCGGGCGGACAAAGCACTGAAAAGCTAAGCTGCACGTTCCTATCAAGTCACGACTCCGTCCGGCCCGGTCGCCCTAGGTGAGTGGCAGGACAGCTGTACCGACAGATCTCCGCATAGACAGATTCATGCACCAAGTACCGAACGTCACGCAGCGGGCAAGTCAGGAACTGCTCCCCTGCCACAGTCTCATTCTCGGCAGTTGGCCTGTCTCCAAACATCAGGCTCGCCATAGCCAAACCTTTGGTTCGAGACGGGCAGAGCAATCGAACCGACAAATCTCCTCCAATACAGATCCGGTCCTGTGCCGAACGTCAACATGCGGGTAAGCCAGGAACTACTGCCCTGCCACAGTTGCAATTCTCCTCAGTGCGCAGCGGGGGAGGCCGCCGCGCACCTGGGGACGATCCAACGATGAGGGCCGGACCCCTCTTTGCAGTGGAGTCCGGCCCGGTGTCGGTGCTAGCGCTTCAGGCGGCGGTCATAGGCCTTTTTCGGGTCCCGCGTGCAATCCGCAATGAGGCCACGGTTGACCAGTTCGCCCAGCAGCTCCGCCAGCCGGTATCCGTCCACGTCCTCCAGTGCGAGCTTGAAGTACCGGGCGGCGAAGCTGGACCGTCCTTTGAGCCATTCCAGCCAGCCGATCAGGCACAGCATCGGGGCGCGCTGGCCTTCCGGGGTGGCCTTCATCAGCTCGAAGGCGACTTCCTGGGCGGTGTCCACTCGGGCCCAGTCCGGGCGGCTCAGGAACACACCGAGCATGATGGAGGTGAACTGCTCCGGGGCGTAGGGGACGATGTCACTCATCATGTAGTCCCGGATGGTGGGGTGCTGCAGCGCTCCTGCCAGCTGGTGCGCGGTCCCGGTCGTCAGGCTCTTGGGGTCGTCCAGCACCTTGGCCCATGCTGCCCGGCTTGCTTCGAGGTCTTCGGGCCAGCCGTCGGGCTTGTGCGCAGCGATAGCCTCGTGTGCCGTCTCGTCTCCGATGAAGGGCGCAGGGGCGGTGAACCCGGTAACAGCGCTCCCCCGGTAGATCAGGGCGGCGTTGCCGTTGCTCGTGGTGATGGTGTCCAGCGACTGGGCAGGGCAGCAGGTGCTGTCGGTGCAGTGGTAGTTCCGCCACAGTTCGGAGGTCACCAGCCACGCGTCCTGCAGCGGCATTTCTGCGGTTTCCAGTTCCCTGCGCAGTGCCTCCACGTGTCCGGCGTAGGGGCGGGCGCCGTCATTGGTGGCCTCGTCGGTGTAGATGACCAGCAGGCTGCCGGTAGCGGCCTCGTCGGCGGTCAGGTAGCTGACGATGGTTTGGGCGTAACCAACCGGGTCCTGCCCGAACGGGGCATCCACGCGCAGGGTCGCGCCGAGCTTGTTGCCCTGCACCGTCATCGCGACGAAGGACTCTGCCGGGGTCTCGCCCAGCGTGTGCGGGATGAAGGCCAGGATGTCGGCCGGACCGGTGAATTTGATGAAGTCGTTCATGGTGTTGCTCCTTCTTGCCGAGAAGTGGGGTGGGTGGGGCGACCAATGGTGACCGGCCAGCTCCCCGCTCCCCCCGTTGTTTTTGGCTGCTGGCGAAGCTTGCGGAGCTGTGCACGTGCAGGCCCGTCTACCCGCCAGGGCAAGACCCGGGAAATCTTCGGAGGAAATAAGCGACGAAGGAGCGCCGGAGAAGACTTTCCCGGGCCGCAGGCCCCGGAGGAACGAAGGGGCTAGAGGGGCCGGAACGGGCACGTACAATCCGAAGGACAGCAGCCAAAAACGTCGTAGACACACAGGTTCAGGGGGTCCGGAGCTCTGCGACGGCGCGCCCTGGACCCAACAGCCGGCCGCGCCAGCGGACGCCCATCAACTGGTTGAAGCGCAGCGGAAACCAGGGCGAGCCCAGCGAGCCTGCCCTTCCACTCCCCTGCCCAGGGACAACCCAACGGCACCACAGCCCATGGCTTGCCGCCGACGGCCGCCAACCGTGCACCTGGTTACTGCGGGATTGGCGGTCCGCCGCCGGCGACCACCAACGAAAGCCCGCCACGACGGCGGACCGCCCGCGGTGACCGGCCCCGAAAGACCGGCCACCCCCGGGCCTATTCGCGGCGGTCGTGCAGCGGGACGGCTCCGTAGTGTCCGGCTGCGCTGCGGAACCTCGAGTCGCTGCTGAAGATGAACGTGCCGCCGAACATGTACCACGAGGCGGGTTCACCTTCCGGGGTGACCGGCTCGGCGTGGATCACGGTTTCGCGGTGGGAGTGCTCGTTTTTTACGAGCCGGACGGCTGGCCGTTCCTCGGTGGCTTCGCAAACCGGGTCGATGCCCTCGCCAATGACGGTTACTTCCATGACGCGGGCGGAGATGCCCCGGTTCGAGAAGTCCGTGCCCAGGGCGTCGCGGTAGACCAGGGCCGTGATGCCCTTAAGGGCGGTGGTGTCGTTGCTCATGTGCTGTTTCCTTTGAAGTCGTGGGGGCTGCACTGCCCGGCTCGTGGCCGGGCAGTGCAGCGGTTGTCGGTGCTGGTTAGGCGGCGTCCCTCACGGCGTAGGGCATCCGGTGCCGGCTGGGCAGTTCTGCGGCGGCCTCGGGCAGGTCTGCCGGGCCTTGGGCCTGCCCGTTCTTCCAGTGGGTGAATGCTTGCTCTGTGATGGCGTCCCACAGGCGGGCTTTCGTCCGGTAGTAGGTGCAGGTCACGTCGCCCTCGCAGTAGGTGGCGATGCCGAACAGGTTGCCGATGCTGTCGGCGGTGCGGGTGACGGCGACCATGACGTAGGGCCACTGGCCCAGGTCCCAGCCGTCACAGCCCCAGCTGGAGAGCACGGCCCAGCCGTGCTCTTCGATAAGTTCCATCCAGTCGTAGCCGCCGTTCATGTGGTAATCCCCCAGCACGGTCACACCGTCGATGGTTTCCTCCGTGTCCGCGAGGGTCACGGTCTTCTTGGTTACTGCGTTCATGGTGTTGCTCCTTCTTGCCGAGAAGTGGGGTGGGTGGGGCGACCAATGGTGACCGGCCAGCTCCCCGCTCCCCCCGTTGTTTTTGGCTGCTGGCGAAGCTTGCGGAGCTGTGCACGTGCAGGCCCGTCTACCCGCCAGGGCAAGACCCGGGAAATCTTCGGAGGAAATAAGCGACGAAGGAGCGCCGGAGAAGACTTTCCCGGGCCGCAGGCCCCGGAGGAACGAAGGGGCTAGAGGGGCCGGAACGGGCACGTACAATCCGAAGGACAGCAGCCAAAACGTCGTAGACACACAGGTTCAGGGGGTCCGGAGCTCTGCGACGGCGCGCCCTGGACCCAACAGCCGGCCGCGCCAGCGGACGCCCATCAACTGGTTGAAGCGCAGCGGAAACCAGGGCGAGCCCCGCGAGCCTGCACTATCACTTCCCCGTGTGGCATGCTCGAAGGCGTAAGCAGCAGGATGTTTACACCCCGGGGCAGAGGGCCCCTACCGTACCGGTTGCGGCCTCTGCTTTGCCTTGGACGGTCATTGAAGTGTTGATACGAAGGGAAAGCCGATGGGTCTTTGGAGCCGGTTCGCCCGTCGGCGCACGCCCGCAGCGGCTGCTGGTCGTCCCGTCTTCGTAGCGGCCATTGAGCCAAAGGAACAGGATCCGGTGACTCCTGAGCAGATGGCAGATCTGAACGCGGCCTGGTCCGAACTCGCCGAGGCAGCGAAAGAGTCAGCTGTCACCGGTTTTCATGCCTGCTCACGAGGCAGGAAGCCCTGGCAAGAAGATCCGGCCGCTGTGCGGAGCATGGCGGCATTACTCCGCCGCGTCCACGCGGAGGACGCCGCTACGGAAGGCCCTACGGCCAAGTAAAAGCCGGCACAGACATTGGTGCTGGTTTCTCCTTTAGGCTTGGCGCATGGCCGAGTCCCTTCCGCCGGCACTGCAGCCACCAGTCGCGGTCGCCCTGGCGAAACTCGTCAAGACCTTCCCCGGCCGCAACGCACTGCCCGGGGGCCTAAGCGCAGAACCCAAATGGGACGGTTTCCGCACTACTGCCTTTAATGACGGTGGCATGGTGACGCTGTGGTCCAGACAGGGCAAGGAACTTACCCGAATCCTGCCGGACGCAACGGCGGCTCTCGAAGAGCAGTTGCCTCCCGGTGTGGTCCTGGACGGTGAAGCCGTCATTTGGAACCGGGGCCGGCTGGATTTCGATGCGCTGCAGCGGCGCATGGTCACCTCCAGGGCCGCGCTTCCGGCGGTGGCCATTGAGCTGCCCGCTTCGTTCGTGGCCTTCGATGTCCTGGCCGTCGCCGGGCAGGACACCCGGGCTGTTCCGTTTAGCGGGCGACGGCAGCTGCTCGAGGAGCTCGCCCGGGACTGGGCGGCGCCGTTGCACCTCTCCCCCATCACCACGGACGTGGACTTGGCCAAGACCTGGCTCCGGGATCTTCCCGCGACCGGAATCGAAGGTTTGGTGTTCAAGGGTGGCGCCCAGCCCTACGAAGCAGCCAGGATCTGGTCGAAGCTCAAGCACAAAGATGTTTGGGACGTGGTGTGTGCCGCAGTGATCGGGCCAGTCTCCCAGCCGCAGGCCATCATCGCCGGCCTGCCCATAGACGGCGAACTGAAGATTGTCGGCCGGTCCACGGTCCTGTCCACTAAGGTCGGGCGCGAACTGGGCCGATACCTCCAAGCAGCCGGGCATGGGCATCCCTGGCCGGAAGAGATCAGCGAGTCCTCCCTGAACAGATTCAGTAGGGACAAAGGCCCCGCGCGGTTGACCTTGGTCGAACCGTTCGTAGTCGAAATCTCGGCCGACGTCGCTTGGTCCGGCACGTCCTTCCGGCATCCTGTCGGCTACCGGCGCTCCAGACCGGAGTTGGACCCTGCAGACGTCAGGGTCCCCCCTGAATTGAACAACAGGCACCGATGACGACGGCGCTTCGGCGGGTTGCACCACTGTGGACGCCACTTCCGGTGGGTGTAAACCCGGGCTTTGTCGTACCCCTCCCCCATCATCAGAAGCGGCGGCCATACCCAGGCCGCCATCCTTTGGTGTGTCTATTCGAATGTATGTTCTAAGGTTATGGTATGGGACCCGAGCAAGCTGCAGCCCTGCAGGCGCAGTACGCACGGCGCGCCGGCCCGATCGGCCTGACCGTGGAAGAGCTCGATTTCGAGCACTTCCCGGTCAAGAACGGATATCCCGGCATCCCGGTAAAGGCGTGGATCCGGTTCCCAAACTGCGCAGAGTTGGTGGACGGCGAAGTCTTCGCCTGGACAGCGAAAGCAGCCGAAGTGACATGGAAGGACGGGCCGGTCACGTACCGTACCTGGGTGTGGAGTTCGGCGGTCACCCGCCGTGAGGAAATGATGAACAGGAATTTGGGAGAGCGGACCCGTGGCAAGAACAGCAAGTGACAACCCCCCGGACGTCCCGGTGCAGGTCCGATTTACCGCCAAAGGTATTCCCTTGGCCGTCAGGTACGACGGCCGGATCTGGGCAGTAGCCGCCGAACCAGTGCGCTGGTTTACGCGCGCGAATTGGTGGAACACCGCCAAGCGCGCACCCGTCGGTATTGGGAACCTGGTAGACATCGAGAACTGGAAGGTTCAGGTGCGTTTGACCTCAACCTCGGCGTTGCGGACGTTTGAGCTGCGCAGAGACCCGTTGTCGGACCAGTGGCTCCTTGCGGCCATCTCCGACGACGTGGACGCAACCGCGGCATAGCCGCCCGGACCGGGAACGGGCGACCGTGCTGTTGCCCACAGTCAGGTCCTTATGGGTTGTTTCGGGAGCTACCTCCACGACTGCCCAATTCCGCCGTCGAGAAGCCGAATCGCCCCAAACCATGCACCATATAAAGTCACCCCGGGCCGCTGGAACGGGTCCGCTTTTCTTTGTCGGACATGCACCGGAGCGAGCAGCCGTGCAGATCACCTGTGTCGCTCACGACCGCCCGTTACGCAGCGTGTTTAAATGTGCGTCAAGACCAATACACTGGCGGGGAAGCGGTCAGGGTTGCCAAACCCGCACTGAATTACGTTGGTGGCGTTGCTAGTGGAGGCGGCAGCGTTGTCAACCGGGCAACTGACGGTTGATGGTCGCGCCCCCTCCAATCCGACCCAAGGAACAACGCAGATGATCAGCCAGACCTACCGCATGGGCGAGTTATTTAGTGGCCCCGGCGGCATGGCACTCGGCGCGCGGCTTGCAGCGCAGGCTGTCGAGGGCGTCGCACTCCGACACGCTTGGGCGAACGACTATGACCTCGATACCTGCAAAACTTACAAGCGAAACATCTTGGTGCCTGAATATGGCGATGACGCAAAGCTGGTTGAATCTGCGGCTGACCTTCCGGCTGCTGGCGGAGGCGTCGTCCATCAAAACGTTCACACTCTCGACATCGAGGCCCTCGGAGAGATCGACGGATTCGCGTTCGGCTTCCCTTGTAACGACTACAGTCTCGTCGGGGAATGGAAGGGGCTTCGCGGCGATTACGGTCCGCTGTATAGCTATGGCGTAAAGGTCCTGGCGTCCAAGCAGCCCAAGTGGTTTGTCGCCGAGAACGTGTCAGGACTTCGCGGCGCGAACGAGGGCAAGGCCTTCAAGCAGATTCTGGAGCACCTTCAGGCCCCCGACAATGGCCCTCGCTACCGGATCGTCCCGCACCTTTACTCGTTTGACGAGTACGGCGTTCCACAACGACGGCAAAGGATAGTCATCGTTGGAATCCGCGAGGACCTTCAGACCGATTTTCGCGTTCCGTCGCCGGAAATTTATAACGACATCGACGTAAGTGCGAAATCGGCTTTGACGGTTCCGCCGATCCCTCTGAGCGCTCCCAATCACCAATTTGTCCGTCCATCCGCAACGGTCGCCGAGCGGCTAAGTTACCTGCTCCCTGGTGAGCACGCCTTCTCTCCTCGCGCCCTTCAGGAGATGCCCGAACGGCTCCACATCAAGACGCGCACGACGATCAGCACAACCTATAAACGACTAGACCCGGACAAGCCGGCGTACACAGTGACGGGAGCCGGGGGTGGCGGTTCCTACATCTATCACTGGGTGCTGGATCGGGCATTGACCAATCGCGAGAGGGCTCGTCTTCAGTCCTTCCCGGATAACTTCGCCTTTGAGGGACTTAAGGAGAGCGTCAGGAAGCAGGTCGGAATGGCCGTCCCGGTTAAGGCGGCAGAGGCCATCTTTACCGCGCTGTTCAAGTCATTTGCCGGTATTCCATACCCCTCGATAGAACCGAACATCGAATTCACCAAGGTTCTTGAATCAGAACAGATCAAGACGACGTAATCGGAGCATCGGTTGCCTACCTACTACGAGCGGCCGATGAACCAAGGGGGGAAATGGATCCGGAGATCCTAGAGCCGGGCGTCAACTTGCTCGAATCCATGCGCTCTGTTGGTTACTCACTCGAAGCCGCTGTCGCCGACCTCATCGACAACAGCATCACGGCGGAAGCAGACCACATCGTCATTGACGCAGACGTCGTCGAGGGCAAGTACCTCGCGATCCTGGACGATGGATCCGGCATGACCCCAAGGGACGCTCGCGAGGCATTGCGACTGGCAGGTACCGTTGGAGACCGCAAAGATACGGACCTGGGTCGTTTTGGTCTTGGCCTCAAGACGGCGTCGCTTTCACAGGCGCGCTGCCTGACCTTGATCACTAAGCATGCAGGCACGGTCACCGCGTTACGCTGGGACATCGACTTCGTGCGCGAAAAGGGTAAGTGGCTCCTCAACGTCCTTGATGAGACCGACCTCAGAGATCTGCCCTTGTGGACCGAGTTTGATGACCAGCTCAGTGGGACGCTCGTACTTTGGAACGAACTGGATCTACTGCTGGGTGACACAACATCGCCAGGTCCCTTCCTCGCCGAACGGCTCGGTGGAGTTCGTTCCAGCCTCGCGCTCGTCTTTCATCGGTTTCTCGCTGATCGCCGCGACCGGATCAGCATCACGATCAATGGGCTTCCCGTGCGGCCGACCGACCCGTTCCTGTCCGACAACCCGAAGACCCAACGCACCGCACCGGAGATTCTCCAAATCGGCGGCGAAGAAGTGCGCGTAGAAGGGTTCACGCTCCCGCACCCCTCTGGTCTTACGCCCGTGGAACGGCAACGGCCAGACCTCGGCGAGGGCATGCGCGAGGCACAAGGGTTCTACGTATACAGGAACCGCAGGCTTATCTCGCACGGTCACTGGTACGGCCTAGCACGCATGAATGAACTGTCAAAGCAGACCCGCGTCCAAGTTGATGTGCCGAGTGCACTGGACGCGCTATGGCAACTCGACATCAAGAAATCTCGAGCGGAACCACCACAGTCTTTCAAGTTGCGACTCCGACAACTTATTGATCCGATCCTCAATCGGGGGCGCAGAGTCCACACTTTTCGAGGCAGGCGAGAGAACACCGAAGTCGCGCACGTCTGGACGAAGCTGAAGACCCGTGACGGCTTTGGTTACGAGGTGAACCTCGAAAGTCCGCTCGTCGAGTCGGTCCTGTCCCGCCTCGACACCGATAACGCCGAACGAGTGGTAGGCCTGCTACAAACCATCGCGAGCACCTTCCCTCTCATGGACGCCTACGTCGAGGTCGCCGCGAACGTCCCTTCGATTACCTCGGAGCCTGACAATGAGGCACTCATCGCAAGCCTCCGAAACATCCGGCGGTCAGGGCTATTCAGCACAGACCCCAAAATTGCCGTGACGCAACTGGCCGGCGTCGAGCCGTTCAACAGCCGTGACGATTTGAACACCCTTGTCGATCTCGTCTGGAAGGCCGCCGATGTCACTGAATGACCGTCAAACCGATTTCAAGAGGTACCTCAAGGATCAGTTGTTCAACGTAGTCCGTCCGATGACTTTCGACGAACTAGAGATGAAAGCCGCAGGCTTTGCCGCGTTGCTGTTCGAGGACCTCACCGCGATCGAAATCGGCGAAGTCCTCCAGGAGCTGACCCAGGAGAACGCTGTAGAGATGGCCTTGGGTGACTCCATCGTCGATCCGGCGACCTTCCGGTCATGGATAGCGCAACGCCGCGACGAGGTCGAGACACGTCGTTGGAACGCGTACAAGAAATTGCTCGTGAGCCGGGACTGGGAAGCGAATGTCATCAACACGCTCGACGCCCAGACTGATGATGTAGTCGAGCTGCTAGGCGATCCGATGCAGGTCGACGGGAAGTGGCCCCGACGTGGCCTTCTCATGGGTGAGGTGCAGTCCGGAAAGACGGCGACCTACCTCGGCGTCCTCAACAAGGCGCTCGACTACGGCTACAAAGTGATCGTCGTCATCGGCGGCCACACCGAGGACTTGAGGCAGCAGACACAAACGAGGTTCGACACCGACTTGCTCGGAATAGATTCCGAAACGTGGGAAGACGGAATCAGCAATGCTGCTGTTCGGTATGTGGGCGTGGGTGAGATTCACCGTGAGCGCGCCCATTTAATGAC from Pseudarthrobacter phenanthrenivorans Sphe3 includes:
- a CDS encoding IS256 family transposase — encoded protein: MIDPVTGEIIDQKELAERLLAQAKEQGVSLVGPGGLLNQLTRNVLETALEAELTEHLGHEHGQTPIAANMRNGTRSKTVLTEIGPVEIEVPRDRDGSFEPVIVPKRKRRLDGIDQIVLSLSARGLTTGEIAAHFEEVYGARVSKDTISRITEKVAGELAEWSARPLDPIYPVLFVDAVVVKVRDGQVRNTPFYVVMGVTTNGEREILGIWAGDGGEGARFWLQVFSELKNRGVEDVLIAVCDGLKGLPEAITTTWERTVVQQCIVHLIRNSFRYAGRQHRDGIVKALKPVYTAPSEQAAKDRFAEFTAEWGQRYPAIVRLWESSWAEFVPFLEYDVEIRRVICTTNAIESINARYRRAVRARGHFPNETAALKCLYLVTRSLDPTGGGRARWVMRWKPALNAFAITFAGRFERTTQQ
- a CDS encoding IS110 family RNA-guided transposase, whose translation is MTLTTTHPAKAVTIGVDTHQLVHHAAAVDQDGRMLGDREFPSDRGGYQQLLDWAASFGIINAFGIECTGSYGAGLTRHLLAAGIDVVEVNKSHSQVRHRVGKSDAVDAEAAARKVLSGECTDPAKDTTGAVEAIRNLHLVRDSAIKARSAACVQLRDVLLTAPDHLRTRLTARTLEGKATQARALRPDLSRIHEPEQAVKYALRELGRRVYELTAEINEVDKHLTRLVSAVAPNTLALPQVGPVSVAQLLITAGENFERFRNEAAFARLCGVAPIPVSSGKSHRMRLHRGGNRQANRVIYLIAICRLRYDPRSQAYRDRKRAQGHSSADAIRCLKRFIARELYYSLKRDLTQTR
- a CDS encoding DUF4192 domain-containing protein, with amino-acid sequence MNDFIKFTGPADILAFIPHTLGETPAESFVAMTVQGNKLGATLRVDAPFGQDPVGYAQTIVSYLTADEAATGSLLVIYTDEATNDGARPYAGHVEALRRELETAEMPLQDAWLVTSELWRNYHCTDSTCCPAQSLDTITTSNGNAALIYRGSAVTGFTAPAPFIGDETAHEAIAAHKPDGWPEDLEASRAAWAKVLDDPKSLTTGTAHQLAGALQHPTIRDYMMSDIVPYAPEQFTSIMLGVFLSRPDWARVDTAQEVAFELMKATPEGQRAPMLCLIGWLEWLKGRSSFAARYFKLALEDVDGYRLAELLGELVNRGLIADCTRDPKKAYDRRLKR
- a CDS encoding ATP-dependent DNA ligase; protein product: MAESLPPALQPPVAVALAKLVKTFPGRNALPGGLSAEPKWDGFRTTAFNDGGMVTLWSRQGKELTRILPDATAALEEQLPPGVVLDGEAVIWNRGRLDFDALQRRMVTSRAALPAVAIELPASFVAFDVLAVAGQDTRAVPFSGRRQLLEELARDWAAPLHLSPITTDVDLAKTWLRDLPATGIEGLVFKGGAQPYEAARIWSKLKHKDVWDVVCAAVIGPVSQPQAIIAGLPIDGELKIVGRSTVLSTKVGRELGRYLQAAGHGHPWPEEISESSLNRFSRDKGPARLTLVEPFVVEISADVAWSGTSFRHPVGYRRSRPELDPADVRVPPELNNRHR
- a CDS encoding DNA cytosine methyltransferase — translated: MISQTYRMGELFSGPGGMALGARLAAQAVEGVALRHAWANDYDLDTCKTYKRNILVPEYGDDAKLVESAADLPAAGGGVVHQNVHTLDIEALGEIDGFAFGFPCNDYSLVGEWKGLRGDYGPLYSYGVKVLASKQPKWFVAENVSGLRGANEGKAFKQILEHLQAPDNGPRYRIVPHLYSFDEYGVPQRRQRIVIVGIREDLQTDFRVPSPEIYNDIDVSAKSALTVPPIPLSAPNHQFVRPSATVAERLSYLLPGEHAFSPRALQEMPERLHIKTRTTISTTYKRLDPDKPAYTVTGAGGGGSYIYHWVLDRALTNRERARLQSFPDNFAFEGLKESVRKQVGMAVPVKAAEAIFTALFKSFAGIPYPSIEPNIEFTKVLESEQIKTT
- a CDS encoding ATP-binding protein, with product MDPEILEPGVNLLESMRSVGYSLEAAVADLIDNSITAEADHIVIDADVVEGKYLAILDDGSGMTPRDAREALRLAGTVGDRKDTDLGRFGLGLKTASLSQARCLTLITKHAGTVTALRWDIDFVREKGKWLLNVLDETDLRDLPLWTEFDDQLSGTLVLWNELDLLLGDTTSPGPFLAERLGGVRSSLALVFHRFLADRRDRISITINGLPVRPTDPFLSDNPKTQRTAPEILQIGGEEVRVEGFTLPHPSGLTPVERQRPDLGEGMREAQGFYVYRNRRLISHGHWYGLARMNELSKQTRVQVDVPSALDALWQLDIKKSRAEPPQSFKLRLRQLIDPILNRGRRVHTFRGRRENTEVAHVWTKLKTRDGFGYEVNLESPLVESVLSRLDTDNAERVVGLLQTIASTFPLMDAYVEVAANVPSITSEPDNEALIASLRNIRRSGLFSTDPKIAVTQLAGVEPFNSRDDLNTLVDLVWKAADVTE